In the genome of Armatimonadota bacterium, one region contains:
- a CDS encoding right-handed parallel beta-helix repeat-containing protein encodes MERITRPALCITLSLLFVLCCGFVRPALSGVVYVDLNAPGTVQDGKSWSTAFTAVQTSIDSANSGDEIWVVKGRYLENLTLKSGVSLYGGFNGTETARAQRNVSGNTTILDGAGTASEVNSFVEGPILDGFAIRTGDVAMQAGSGVTVYLGTLTIANCTFNNNSRGLFVYGAGTAIVANCNFSGNRDGAGIDRSGTASFSSCSFTGNGNGVYGTDSGKATLTGCTLTGNDVGVSLYTNSTASISNCAFSGNGDSLIAMSGSTMTVSNSAFSHGHDGRNGVTLRESTATITGCSITGAIYGILQYPSSTATVTNSILAFNRIGIWRYDGATLELSHSDIFGNTVDLWNVADPIGTNGNINRDPLFKGLTNGDLHLLRGSPCIDAGDDLGVAPGSFDLDGNPRISGRHVDIGAFERQPPAPWSSNLGAVVKGGVTVTEGIAYVGGGDGKLSARSTEDGSAVSGFPVDISAAVGATVMLPSRPAVYYGKTGKAVYLTTDRGDVVRVLPNGTVAWQVRPLPGQTVSTPAVTPDGKVFVNLSTGSGPFNNYVFKLDEATGTPLSLSPFLGYTNAGDLGDFSPAASGRYLYVNAGWASGSGLTLLNQDNLTVRSSFAGGERCLSPMLVGNDLILASKGGKVWKMNAVTLNPDLGFGHFGVADIGSPITAAPFADAGGNVYLGTANGRILKWAPGSASFQPFYAANGRIAGLTINRTAGVLAFGTSSGSFVQVPLSQPSSATTTTLGGPVSTGTVYDSLADRFIVVTDSGVLSGYPSAR; translated from the coding sequence ATGGAGCGCATCACCCGTCCTGCTTTGTGCATCACCCTCTCCCTGCTGTTCGTCCTCTGCTGCGGATTCGTTCGCCCTGCTCTTTCAGGCGTCGTTTATGTAGACCTGAACGCCCCTGGTACCGTCCAAGATGGCAAGTCCTGGAGTACGGCGTTCACGGCTGTGCAAACCTCAATAGATAGCGCCAACTCGGGGGATGAAATCTGGGTGGTGAAAGGGAGGTATCTCGAAAACCTCACGCTCAAGTCAGGCGTATCGCTCTACGGCGGCTTCAACGGAACCGAAACCGCTCGCGCTCAGAGGAACGTGAGCGGCAATACTACCATTCTGGACGGCGCCGGCACCGCCTCAGAGGTGAATTCATTCGTTGAGGGACCGATCCTCGATGGATTCGCCATTCGCACCGGCGATGTGGCGATGCAAGCCGGGTCCGGCGTAACGGTATACCTGGGTACCCTTACGATCGCAAATTGCACGTTCAACAACAACTCTCGCGGTCTATTCGTATACGGCGCCGGCACGGCGATTGTGGCCAATTGCAATTTCAGCGGAAACCGGGACGGCGCCGGGATTGACAGATCCGGAACAGCATCCTTTTCAAGTTGCAGTTTCACGGGGAACGGCAACGGCGTCTACGGCACCGACTCCGGAAAAGCGACTCTCACCGGTTGCACCCTGACCGGCAATGACGTAGGAGTCTCGCTTTACACCAACAGCACGGCTAGCATCTCCAACTGCGCCTTTTCCGGAAACGGCGACAGCCTCATAGCTATGTCCGGATCCACCATGACGGTTTCCAATTCCGCTTTCAGTCACGGGCACGACGGCAGAAACGGCGTCACCCTGCGGGAGAGCACAGCCACGATTACCGGGTGTTCAATCACTGGAGCCATCTATGGAATCCTGCAATACCCGTCGAGCACGGCGACAGTCACCAATTCCATCTTGGCCTTCAATCGTATAGGGATATGGCGATACGATGGGGCGACGTTGGAACTCTCGCACAGTGACATCTTTGGGAATACGGTCGACCTATGGAACGTTGCGGACCCGATAGGAACCAATGGCAACATCAACCGTGACCCATTATTCAAAGGCCTGACTAATGGTGACCTCCATCTGCTCCGAGGGTCCCCCTGCATCGACGCCGGAGATGATCTGGGTGTGGCGCCGGGCAGCTTCGACCTGGATGGCAATCCACGTATCAGCGGACGACACGTCGACATTGGCGCCTTTGAACGGCAGCCGCCGGCACCTTGGTCATCTAATCTTGGCGCCGTTGTGAAGGGCGGCGTTACTGTTACGGAGGGCATCGCCTACGTGGGCGGAGGCGACGGCAAGCTCTCGGCCCGCAGCACCGAAGACGGCTCTGCCGTGTCCGGTTTCCCGGTCGATATCAGCGCGGCGGTAGGAGCGACGGTGATGCTGCCCAGCCGACCGGCGGTCTACTACGGAAAGACCGGCAAAGCCGTCTACCTGACCACCGACCGGGGGGACGTAGTGCGGGTTCTGCCCAACGGGACCGTTGCGTGGCAAGTGCGGCCGTTGCCGGGGCAGACGGTCAGCACACCGGCCGTGACACCGGATGGCAAGGTGTTCGTCAACCTGTCCACCGGGTCTGGACCGTTCAACAACTACGTGTTCAAACTGGACGAAGCCACCGGCACGCCGCTTTCCCTTTCGCCGTTCCTGGGGTACACCAACGCGGGCGACCTCGGCGATTTCTCTCCCGCGGCGAGCGGCCGGTACCTGTACGTCAACGCGGGCTGGGCATCCGGAAGCGGGCTGACGCTTCTCAACCAGGACAACCTGACCGTGCGTTCATCGTTTGCAGGCGGCGAGCGGTGTCTTTCGCCGATGCTGGTGGGGAACGACCTCATCCTGGCGAGCAAGGGTGGGAAGGTCTGGAAAATGAACGCCGTGACGCTGAACCCTGACCTGGGTTTCGGCCATTTTGGCGTTGCGGACATCGGCAGCCCGATCACCGCGGCTCCGTTCGCGGACGCCGGCGGCAATGTCTATCTGGGAACGGCGAACGGCCGCATCCTGAAGTGGGCTCCGGGAAGCGCGTCGTTCCAGCCGTTCTACGCAGCTAACGGCCGGATCGCGGGCTTGACCATCAACCGCACGGCGGGAGTGCTGGCGTTCGGGACATCGAGCGGGTCGTTTGTGCAGGTTCCGCTGTCACAGCCGTCCAGCGCGACGACAACAACGCTGGGAGGGCCGGTCTCAACCGGCACCGTCTACGATTCGCTGGCCGACCGCTTCATCGTGGTTACGGACAGCGGGGTGTTGAGCGGCTACCCTTCGGCTCGATAG
- the recA gene encoding recombinase RecA produces MDKAKALELALSQLEKSFGKGSVMRLGEATKLNVQVVPTGCLALDVALGVGGVPRGRIVEIYGTESSGKTTVALHIAAEAQRLGGTAAIIDAEHAVDPIYAKAIGVDIANLLISQPDTGEEALEIADALIRSGAIDVVIIDSVAALVPKAEIEGEMGDSHMGLQARLMSQALRKLGGNISKSNTCAIFINQLREKIGVMFGNPEVTPGGRALKFWASVRLEVRRGEPIKSGTDVIGSRTKVKVVKNKVAPPFRACEFDIMFGHGISREGSILDVGVEQGVIAKAGAFFSFEDQRLAQGRENARQFLIENPAIAKAIEDRIRVNIEEGKEPPVDEVIGAEDE; encoded by the coding sequence GTGGACAAAGCGAAAGCGTTGGAATTGGCCCTGAGCCAGCTGGAAAAATCGTTCGGCAAGGGCAGCGTGATGCGGCTCGGCGAGGCCACTAAGCTGAACGTGCAGGTCGTCCCCACCGGCTGCCTCGCGCTGGACGTGGCTCTCGGGGTTGGCGGCGTTCCCCGCGGGCGTATCGTCGAGATCTACGGCACCGAATCGTCCGGCAAGACGACGGTCGCCCTTCACATCGCGGCCGAGGCGCAGCGTCTAGGCGGCACGGCGGCCATCATCGACGCGGAGCATGCCGTCGATCCGATCTACGCGAAGGCCATCGGGGTGGACATCGCCAATCTCCTCATCTCCCAGCCGGATACCGGCGAAGAGGCCCTCGAAATCGCGGATGCCCTGATCCGTTCCGGCGCCATCGACGTGGTGATCATCGACTCCGTGGCGGCGCTCGTGCCGAAGGCCGAAATCGAAGGCGAGATGGGCGACAGCCACATGGGGTTGCAGGCGCGCCTCATGAGCCAGGCCCTTCGCAAGCTTGGCGGAAACATCAGCAAGAGCAACACTTGCGCCATCTTCATCAACCAGTTGCGCGAGAAGATCGGCGTCATGTTCGGCAACCCGGAGGTCACCCCCGGCGGCCGCGCCCTGAAGTTCTGGGCCAGCGTGCGCCTCGAGGTTCGCCGCGGCGAGCCTATAAAGTCGGGCACGGACGTTATCGGCAGCCGGACAAAGGTGAAGGTGGTCAAGAACAAGGTGGCGCCGCCGTTCCGCGCGTGCGAGTTTGACATCATGTTCGGTCACGGCATCAGCCGCGAGGGCAGCATCCTCGACGTCGGCGTGGAGCAGGGCGTCATCGCCAAAGCCGGCGCCTTCTTCAGTTTCGAGGACCAGCGGCTCGCTCAGGGGCGCGAAAACGCCCGCCAGTTCCTGATTGAGAACCCCGCCATCGCGAAAGCCATCGAGGACCGCATACGGGTGAACATCGAGGAAGGCAAGGAACCGCCGGTGGACGAAGTCATCGGCGCCGAGGACGAGTAG
- the thpR gene encoding RNA 2',3'-cyclic phosphodiesterase yields MRTFVAIPVVADLPSRYLMECREFLQAARADVKWVAGGHFHLTLRFVGDASEDDVAALKKCVRALAGIGPIEATLAGAGAFPSVARAQTLWAGVTDPAKRIAGLERSLSESLESEGFPPERKPFHPHITLGRVRSPRGLAALTHELQKWDSQGRTMPWRLDRVTVFESRLTPSGPIYTPLLEVPL; encoded by the coding sequence ATGCGAACATTTGTTGCCATACCCGTCGTCGCCGACCTCCCGTCACGCTACCTCATGGAATGCCGCGAGTTCCTGCAGGCGGCCCGGGCCGACGTGAAGTGGGTGGCGGGCGGCCATTTCCACCTTACGCTGCGCTTTGTGGGCGATGCATCCGAGGACGACGTCGCGGCTCTCAAAAAGTGTGTGCGCGCGTTGGCAGGGATCGGACCGATCGAAGCGACGCTGGCGGGCGCAGGCGCCTTTCCCAGCGTGGCCCGCGCGCAGACGCTCTGGGCCGGAGTGACGGACCCTGCGAAGAGGATCGCCGGCCTCGAGCGATCTCTATCGGAAAGCCTAGAAAGCGAGGGCTTTCCTCCGGAACGCAAACCGTTTCACCCGCACATCACATTGGGCAGGGTCCGCTCCCCGCGCGGCCTTGCCGCATTGACGCATGAACTGCAGAAGTGGGACAGCCAGGGCCGCACGATGCCGTGGCGCCTCGACAGGGTCACGGTCTTCGAAAGCCGGTTGACGCCGTCCGGTCCCATCTACACACCTTTACTCGAAGTCCCGCTATAG